The sequence TACTGATGTCCCTGACCCaaccacaaacaaaaaaagttgtaTGCTTCCATACTTTTGTAtggtttcatttgttttctggaATAGGCGGATGTCTGGAGGACAAGGTAGTTGCTTATATCTGCCGCCACGATGGCAGGCAAGTATTTCACTTCAGTAGAAAAATCGCTCCTTTTCATAATAAGGATCACGTCAAACATATGTTATTTTCCGTTTATAACTTTCTCTTGTATTAGCATCTAAACCAGTACAGTATGGATTTTCCTCCATCTCATCTATTCTGCTTTTCacttcctcctcttcatctgAATTTCACACGTCATCAGAATCACGTGACTGCAAAAAAGCTATAGGTTAAAATGGACGCCATATCGTTAAAAAAATCGCATATCATATCGTACATATCAGAACATTTTTGCATTGCGATATGTTGTACCACGATATATTGTTACACCCctatgcttgaccataggtatgatgttctttttgtggaattctttgtttggtttacaccagctGTAACGGGAccactgtcttccaaacagttccactttcgactcgtGAGTCCACAggacattctcccaaaaggattgaggatcatcaaggtgtgttttggcaaaattcacaTAAGCCTTAATgatgttctgggttagcagtagTTTTcatcttccatggatgccaatTTTTCCAATTTTTGCCCATTGTCTTTCTGGTAGTGGAGTTATTAAAAGTGACCTTTATTGACGCCAGAGAGGCATTGTAGGTCCTTCGATGCTGTCCTTGGCTCTGTTAAGACTTCCTGGATGAattgttgctgtgctcttggacgaattttggaaggttcactactgtgccgagtttttccatttggaggtAATGGCTGTCAGTGTGGTTCTTTGGGGTGCCTGAGCCTTTGAAACTAACGTATGTATTTcaagactgatgtatttcagtcgccttcatcatttctggaatttctttcaactttttGCAACTTTTGTGTTagtgggtaagaccttttaaccaatttCATGCTCTTGAacaagttctatttaagtgattATTGGATTGAACAGGgctggcagtaatcaggcccGGTTGCGTCTAGTGTGGGCAAGGTAACAAGAATGTGCACAGTTTCAAGAACAATGttcacaataaaaacaaacaaacaaacaaacaaataaataaataaataagctgtgCTTGGCCTCAAATCTCATGGTCCAAAGATCTATTAACGGTCCGAGCAACACATTCAGTGGGAATAATGCTCGATGTAGTGATGTTTGGATTTAAGTGTAAAGTTAGTGTAAAGTCTTGAGCAACAACGACAGGTGATTCATTACTTTTATGTCTAAAAAACAGAGGCGCTTCAGTCATATAACCAATTCAACAATGtcttttaaaccattaaaatcaGCAAGGAGCCTCATTCTCAGGCACCGTCTCCAATGATAAGTGGCAAGAGACATAACAATGCCCACTTTCCATGCCCATCGCCATCTATGCTTCCCTTGTTAAAGCTGGCTTTGTCAATTGTCTTTGGCTTGTTCACTCCATCAAAGTCCTCATAAGGAAAAGCCTTGATTTCTCTGTTAAGGATATTGAGTGAAGTATCCTTTTGATATCAATTCCTACAGACAGACAATTCAGCTGGGACTGTTCCCTCAAAGAAATCCTGTAGGATCTCAGGTGGAAAACAGGTGATTATATGACAAGATACAGGATTGTCAGTGCATACATAAAACACTGTTCCTTTCATTGGTCATCAAGTGCTTTGATGTGTACTGAATCCTGTTCAAGAGTCAAATCATTTTCTCCTagcttaatttaatttaatcagtTTTGCCACAGCAAGCTGAATTGTGGAAAGACTATAGCAGAACTAGGCAGGCAAGTTAAGTCTATACACAGCagttattttgtgaattttcctTGCTAGATCATAAAGATTTTTGACTGGATTAATGACAGTAAAATGCTCTTTAATGTATGCAAATCTTCTGTAGTCAGTTGAAAGACTACCCCTCACTGAGGTGCTTGAAGAGTCACAGATTTAACTTTGGACAAAACAGAGTTATTTTTGTTCAAGCTACATGTTGTCTCTCTGATCTACGGAAGCCCGTTTCCACCAcagcgaagaaaaaaaaaggtaattgcAACTTTGTATCTCAGAATTGTGAGTTTAAATttcgcaattctgactttatttcttgCAATTTAGATATCACCTTGACATTTAGGTAGTTACAAAGAATGCACCAACAAAGCATTAATCATTCACTATAAATAGGCTATATACAGTAACACACTTTCGTTAGTCAAGACAAAGAAAACCATGTGGTAGCACGTGCTCACATTTCAGGTACTGCATCAAGTGGATGTCTAAattatgaggggaaaaaagtcaaaACTGTGCTATATGAACTCAAATTTGCAAGAAATAAAGTCGCAGTTGTGAGAATGAAAGTCAGAATTATAAAATGTATAGTTGtaattgtgagaaataaagttGCAAATCTGagatgtacagtgccctccactaatattggcacccttattaAATATGAGAGGTTGtgcaaaattgtctttattgtttaaccttttgtgcAGGAGCCTTCAGCACGTAGcatgcatttttgtttgttttgattcatgtcTTGTCTCCACTTGTGTCCTGCAAGCACCggtttttcattaaaatgcacaCTGAACAATGTACTAACAATGTttaagaaaaatctagaaagaatagttctagtgtttcaaataatctAGTCATAGTCATTAATGACAGGGATTGAGCCGCTTAAGCTttgtgagctgaagctgaacaatGAATGAACACTGGTAAACTGAAGCACTAGCTGGTTAATTAACTCAACCAAACACATCCTATACACATGAAAGTAATCAGACATATAcgcaacataaatgtaatagtATAACATTCTTCTGCACAGAATTACATGACTGCACAAATTAACTTGAACGTGTAAGGCACTAGGTAGAATAGTAAGTCACGTTGTGAATGTTCTTTCCGTAACAATGCATTAAAATgcacaatgaataaataaagcataaacAATATTATATTACAATAGTGTACTCATTGTAATATTATTTCAGGAGATCAGGTTTTCAAAACAAAGAGTTTTCACTTTTGTTTAATATACAGATGTATGAGTATTTGTTTTaagtttgacattttttcatCAACTAAAATGCTGTTGACTAATATTCACTGCCATTTTAGTCAGAGTAACATTGACTAATAAATGAGACATGACAATATTGACTATGtttaaaggatatttttgtCAGA comes from Ictalurus punctatus breed USDA103 chromosome 11, Coco_2.0, whole genome shotgun sequence and encodes:
- the tmem74b gene encoding uncharacterized protein tmem74b isoform X2, which encodes MLCDWRSSGPEVVVHRRGQCKKLTGKRRKKWLVNLRLRSGGAESDNARVCSDHFVKSCNGTTVFQTVPLSTRESTGHSPKRIEDHQERHCRSFDAVLGSVKTSWMNCCCALGRILEGSLLCRVFPFGGNGCQCGSLGCLSL